In Plutella xylostella chromosome 8, ilPluXylo3.1, whole genome shotgun sequence, the genomic stretch CACGGATTTAAGAAGATCTATTCCTGATTCCTGGTGCgtattatgaattttaaactttatgaAAAGATTTGAGGTTAGATCCAGTTTATGACAATAAATAccatttaagtatttaaggGTGGGTTGCGATCTTTGTGATGCTGTAACGCAtaaatgctttatttatttaacagaACAATAGTATGCATACAACAATATTTCTAAGAAACCTGCAGCCTAATTCTTTATAACATGCCTTGTAGGGTTCTTTTAATAAGTTACCTTATAATTTCTACCATCTTAAACGCATTTTGACTACTCCTTTCAGTAAAAGTTCGGGCACAGTGGTCGACATAGCCAGCAAGTTGAAGACCAAATCTCCAGTGTATGTGGATGAGCTACGCACCCTCAAGAATGCTCTATTAGAAGACGCTAAGAATATAGACATTGTTCTGAGCACCCACGGAGCTCTGAGGGGCCTTGTGAGAGAAATATCAGGTAGGGCATGTTACAGTCAGGTATAGTAAAACCTCTTCAGCTTGAGACTCAagtaaaaacatattataactttaataaaatacaattacttAAAATCTCATCTcaatttttaaatctaaaggATTTGGTGTCTCCGGGTTACCAAGGTCATACACATCAATCGGTTTATACATCAATTGTGAATATGCTATGCACTAATAATTAGGAGCAAATTTTtcttttcatcaattttgtatgtaaaacTTGAAAGAATACTTTCTAAATCATATACATTTAGtcacatgtaggtacataaactaaaataagtaattgATTGTCACAGGTCATGACaccaagaagcaggtggaagCTACAGGGTGCTGCTGTAACCTGTCTCTGGGCGACGAGCGCGGGGCGCTGGCCTTGACCAAACATGTGGCCCCATACCTAGCTGTGGGCATTGATAGTCTTAGTTCTGAGTTGGCTGTAAGTATCTTCACATATAATTTATCCAAAGCAAATTTCAAGAGGTGAAATTCAGTATTATGTGCCATAGAGGTTCCACTGTTGGGCCCCTTATGCAGTATGCCAATGCCATATACCTAAATACCATTGAATAGCAGCCACAGTCATTGACATCCATCATCTACAAGTtcctttaaaataatatataaacatTACATTGTTATTAGTGCCTATTTGTTTCTTCGAAAGTCCCATAATCTGACACACCCCGGCATAAATGTCTAATTTCACCACTGCTCCTCCAGGTGACCAGTATCTGGTCTCTTGGCAACCTGGCGGGTTCCTCcgcgcgggcgggcgcggcgctggcggcgcagGGCGCGCTGGCCAAGCTGGTCACGGTCCTGGGCTCCACTGCCGATGAGGAGGTTGTTGATGCTGTGGGCTATGCTGTCGGCCATTTTGTTTACCAGTTGAAGAGCGATTTGAAGTGAGTTTTTATAGTGGTTTTTACTTTCTAATGTGCTATTTAGGGATGTATCagtttctttaaaaatatacttagtgaATTCATGgttaagaaagaaagaaagaaaataatatttattgccgAAACATTTGCAAACATGCGGAAAGAATCACTAGTACTAATCCTATttctaaacataattattcctATATGTAAATACAGACTTTCGGCAAAAGGTGCCATGCTCAGCATTTGCTCCCGTAAACAGATGTTTTGTGACAGCGCTGTTTTTCAGCACGTCCCTGGGTGTTGtgttaactaaataaatagaacATTATATGTGAGTGGTGTGTGTCAGTgtgaatgtatgtatgtatgcgtGTGTGTTGTGAGAATGTGTGCTTTGGTATGATTATATGGTGGTTTATATGtggtttttaaagttattagttaattgagttgtattataaattattgcaATTACTTTGTGTGTGAAATGTGTAAACATAGATCGTAGAAAATAAATCAGTCATTTGTATTTTCCAGGGTTGAACATCTTCAAAAATTACTGCAAATATTATCTTCAAGAGACCTGCTATCGGCCTTCAGTCGTGTTCTCTTCACTCTGTCCTGTCATCCGGATTTCACATCCCTGCCAGAAGTAAACCAAGACCTGCTTCTAAAACTTCTAGAAAGCACTAAAGTAAGTATGGAATCATATCTGTCAAACGAAAACGGACCTCATACAAATGAACTATTATATCTAATTAGGACTTTGTCTAACTTGTGTATTGAGTGCAATGTTTGTGATATAGTTTTAGAGTACTTTGTTAGAAATAATTTTGGTTTAGTGTTCAAAAagattttaactttaaataatGTTGTGATGAGCAAATCTGTGATGTGGTTACTTGGTAACTTGTTGAAATATTCTACTGATAATTCtagtaaaaataagtttttttctgaattttgtaatacctaataaattttaaatattttatttcaagtcattttttcatttttcatttttaatttcctAACACTAATTAAGTGAAATAAATAGAGATTTGTTCTAGtggcaataaatatattataatataataatcaatacAATAGTAAATAATCATAATGGTATTTCATAGATTAATATTGATAAGGCTACAAATTGTTTTTAAGACCGCAGTACTCTCAATCAAAACCGCCTTGCTTCTAAAATCTATGTTATTAAGATACATCCCTATAATCATACACGGATATAGTAAAACGAattattttctgtaagtaCAGCTAGTCAATAAGCTGGTCGATAACTTGatacaattataaattttcGTGTCGAAATATCGTAAAAGTGATGTGCATAGACCAGGCTTATACCGGTATAATACCGGTTTTCATAACTTACAGAAAGCGTCACATATACATGACATATTCGACAAGAatttgaatattaaaattcacCTAAGACTAGAGCTAAGGTGATTATTCGAATATGGATAGCTATATTACTAGGTatgtattacaataattaaaacatagaaatacaGAGATCAAACACTGGATAATTACATGGACTCGATTGTAGGGCAGGTTTTCACGATAAGAGTATGTAAATACCTAGAGCATAACCCGAGTTGCTTAATTGACTGTAGTGGTCCGAAAACGCAAAGCGGGCATACTATTAGGGTCTTATCACACTGCTGCACTCGTCACTCACACGCAATAACTGCCAATTTCATGCCCTTATCGAGAAAACCATAGCATTACAGACAAAAATGACACCAAAATACGCTTTTAAACTATACGCGTTTTTAGACGATTTGTAAAAATAccatatttattatgaaattgtaccataatatttatatatattatgagaAAAAAATCTCGTCCTTCAATAATTATGCTAGCTACTTTTAGATAATAGAATACGAGCTTACGCTTTCACTGAGAGTACTACAGTCGTGTAAATTTATTTAGGCTCAGACACCACTCAAGTTCCGTTAAAAGCACGTTTATGGACACGATAGCTTTTTCTTTCTGTGAGGTTTAAAACAGTTAGTCAAGTAAATTTTGGTCTTCAAAATCTGCTGAATCGTATATACTCCTCCGTTGTCGATTGGGTAGTATCCTGTCCAGTATTTTCCGAAACCTGTTGCGTCTGAGTGGCGTGGCGGGCGCGAGGAGTAGTTATGTGTCGGTGGCCGCGTGCTGCTTGCGATGTTGCCGTTtcggccgcgcccgcccctcCATTTGCCCGGTGTTTGCTGAAAGACAAAATGAAACAGTTTTGATCTTTATAATAATCTTTTTTATTACGAGCAGAGTCAGCAGAGGGTCTTAAATCTCTTTACTCGCTTttcgaaaagaaaaaaaagggcATGTCAGAAAATTTCGTTACCGGTTAAAACCGGTACAAGATGTTTTGTTATCGATAAACATGGCGTTAAGATGTTTAGTTATCGATAAACTGGTTAAATTCATTCTACATTTATTTACCTGCTTGTTCTTCGGTGGTCCTCCCTGTGTTGACATTTTCATTATTCATGACTTTCTTCTTAGACTCGTATCCATTAGCTCTAGGCCGTGTATGAGCTAGAACAAAAATGACAAACGTTATTACTGTTCTAATGCATtatctcgttttatttttaatttaagtatatattatttgtGTTAAGCTGTGCCATCGGTAATCAACAAGAGCCACTAAATTAATTTCTTAAAGGACTTACTTTCCTACTACTTATACATATGCTACACCTACTTAGGTTTTCTGCCTACTAGGTATAAAACGAGTGCATTCATCTTTTACAAAGGTGGTAGGTACTCACGATTGGCATACACGGTAGATCTGTGGATCTGATGGCCGGTGGCCGACAGTTCGGGTAGAGTTATCGGTCTTCTATTATTGCGGTTGCGCGAACCCATTAGGTTGTAGTctctgaaataataataattattgctataaatatttcgTTATTTTGGTTAGCTAATCTTTGATAGTGTTTTTGGcgttaaataaagtatttacttactctCTTAGGGGCTCTCTCCAAAAATCTGAGCTTTGGAGAGGAGGGAAGTGATAGGAATTGTGGAAGCCGAAACCTGCCTCTAGTCCGCTGGCACGAATTGACGCTTGCAAAGAGTTCTTCATACACTGCAACTGTGGACCGTAAGTACTGTGATTAAGCACCGTTTACAATGCTACAAGAATTATATTCAAGACCTACTACACAACATTGCATGCAAGAAACTTAAAAAGGTGTTGATCATGCACATTCGTATCTACTCGGAAAGGTGGCCAGATTGGTGATAATACGACCCAGTTATCAAGAAAACTGTTCCATTGTGATCTGATGATGGTATTTTTGCACCATCAGCAAATCAAAATATCCGCTTTGTTGAAACAAAAGACCGTATAAATCGAAGGTGTAAATTTTGATGTTCCAAGTACATGCGaacttttaaaacaatttgaaCGCGACAAAACGAGGACGGGACTATTGTCACAAGatatataaaactaattaCGTGTATTCTAtgtgtttatatattttaattgttatatGAGTCTACTGTTAGTAAATCTAGGTTACACAAGGTACAATCTAAAAACGTAAGCAGATGTGAGGAGAGTATACATAATTTTTGCGTATTTAATAGGACGAGAAAGATTATAACTTGGTGAAGTGGCAGTAGTACATAAGGAAGCGGTCAAACTGTGAACGGTAACAATTCAAGAAGCAGACAAACTTTAAACCCTCTAAACTCTCATATAATAACACGAAAGAATCCAATGTCTAATAATCAAACCCCAATAACTAATCCTCACGAATGAGTTTAGGGTTTCCTAATTCTATAAATGAATTATCAAACCCACTATAATTTAGCGACTACTGTTAGTTTGTCGTCAACATGATTAGAATGAGAAGCCAACCCCACCAATCCCAACTTTAACAACAAccatataaatataactcgaatAAAATAAGAAACTCAATAATGTCAATTCTCAGGgcacaaattctaattttagtgATATCAAAACCTTTAATTCTTTGTCAAAAACTCAATATTTCCACGAGCATCGCTTGCCAACGCCCCGTCCTTGCCGTCACGGGTAGAAACGCGACGTACGTGAGCCGAGCCGTCAAACAAGAGATTGGTGACGGCGCCGCCGGGTACCTCTCTGCGCTGGCGCTCGGCGTCCCCGCGCAGGCGCCGCACCAGCCGCTCGGCGTCCGCCAGGCGCGCGCGCAGCTCCGCGCGGCTCTCGTCGCCACCCTCTGGAGGGTTGTGGGAGGCCGCGGCGGTTAGCTCGCGAATCTTTCTGTAGGTTAGGGGTTATGTTACATGTggtaaatgtttataaataaatagtattttagGTAAGTCGtgcgataaaaaaaactaaataccgGTATCAAATACCGAAAAAATATACCGgttaaattatttagaaatGATATTACAATGTTATTAAATAGCGTTAAACTTTGTCTTACTTCTGACGAATCGTGCCAAGGTGTCCAAGACACAGATTGAACATTGGAGTACAGCACAGACAACTTTTATACCGAAATTCCCAAGAAGACtccttttactttaaaatcaCGGTACATACTCGGCCTGCGCATCGACCAGCGTCTGCAGCTGCAGCGCCCTCGCctccgccgcccgcgccgcgccgcgcgccgccgccgcctcgcgcTCCAGCCGGGAGATCTCCTGCTTTAGGCGAGGCTCCTGGTGGGTGGAAGATTGGGTGATAAGTTAAAGAAGAAACATTACTGAGGTAAAGTCGGATGTACATCAGACAACTGCGCTATAATACCTACACAGAACGGTAGCAGAAGAGTTGATAACATGTCAGAAATCGATAGGAATGTTATCAGGCCATACAGTGATGGTTCAGTTCACAATCAATGGTTTCTGGGAATATTTGGATGGTCACGAATTACGAGAACAATAAAGGGTGGTTTTGCTTACTTCATTCTTCTCGGTATCTTCAGTCGATGGAGACGGAGTTTTCGATGACGATTCCTTGTTGAAAATCAGTTGGAATTGCAAATCTGAAATCAAATAAACGAATCCTTTATTAACACTCGATTAAAACACTTTAATACAGCCTTAACACATTAGCGATCTATCATCAGGAGACATCCTCTCATCTGTACTCTCAAAACCTGCCATAAAAGTATTGGTTCAGCGAAAATACAATTCAGAAATTTCGGCCGGCTCGTTGAAAATACCAACAAACCTCGGTTCCTCTCCCGCAACGCCTCGATCTCGGAGTGCAGGCCGCCCAGCATGAGCCGGTGTTGTTCCTGTAGGAACATCAAGCTGTGCTTCAGTATACCTCTCTGCTGGCAGTATACCCAGACCTTAGACCGTTAATAAAACCCACACAAACCTCGGTTCCTGTCTCTCAAGGCATTGATCTCGATACCGGACGCTGTGCTCGAGTATACCTCCCTGCTGGCAGTATACCCAGACCTTAGACCGTTGTCAAAACCCACACAAACCTCGGTTCCTCTCCCGCAGCGCCTCGATCTCGGAGTGCAGGCCGCCCAGCATGGGGCGGTGCTGCTCCTGCAGGAACCTCATGCTGTGCTCCAGTATACCATCCTGCTGGCAGTATACCCCCCTGCTGGCAGTATACCCAGACCTTAGACCGTTGTCAAAACCCACACAAACCTCGGTTCCTCTCCCGCAGCGCCTCGATATCGGAGTGCAGGCCGCCCAGCATGAGGCGGTGCTGCTCCTGCAGGAACCTCACGCTGTGCTCCAGTATACCATCCTGCTGGCAGTATACCCCCCTGCTGGCAGTATACCCAGACCTTAAACCGTAGTCAAAACCCACACAAACCTCGGTTCCTCTCTCTCAAGGCCTCGATCTCACCGTCACTGTCGCGCCTAGACAACAGTCTCCCCAGACATTGAGTGACTTCAGAACTTCAACTCGCTAGAAGACCAACTAACCTCGGTTCCTTTCCCTCAACGCCTCGATCTCGGAGTGCAATCCGCCCAGCATCAGCCGGTGCTGCTCCTGCAGGAACCTCACGCTGTGCTCGAGGTGCGCCGCGCGGCTGGCCGGGTCGCCGCTCACCACGAACCCTGGCTCTGAGGGCGGCGACTTGGACTTGATCTGGAAGGAAAGATAAAGGGTCATTGGCAAATGTGGATAATTGATTATGCATATACGGAGTAAAAGATAATGCCAGCCTTGCCACAATCAAGCAGCATCGCAAATCCATTTTGACGGATGAGTAATGCTGCTTAAGGATTTTTGATTGCTTGGTACTGCGAATAAATTAAGCTATATTACCTAAAAGTTAACTCTACCAAGCAACCTTTGTGTGCTGCCGTCTCTCTATTGGCAATGATAGAGAGACAAAGAGGTCAACAAGACAAAGGCTAAGTCTTCAGGATGAAAAGAAAGAATGTGATGACCTATTTGTAGAGATAATACAGACTGGCCAGTACTAAATATAACAGATCCGTAACGCAGGGGGCATACATCTCATCTAAAATGCATGGGAACGCTACTGTATACGGAGAAGGAATCTtttgcataataaataaaccagGAAAGGGGAATAACGCAGTTTTCTCTTAGCTTATTAAATATTCTTACAGATTCCTGAATTAAGGGTAGGAACCTGAAGAGTTGGTTGGTTGTATGTACCTGGGAAAACCGTGTTGTCACGTAACACAGTGGCTTTTCCGATATGTCAATGACCGACAGGTGTATGCACCACCTAATTAGTCCTTTGTCTTTCGCATTTCCTCGAGTCAACACATAGTAACTATCAGATTACTACCAGTGTGAAGTtggcagcctaaagttagcagcctaagtGTAGGCGACCAAATTAAGTAGGTTACGATTTGTACCACacacattattaaaattaaggctaatttcatattactaataaatacaaatgtattaaataatgaaaatttaaaacatcaaATGACAAAACCgcaaaataaaaagcaaaataattttttaaaaatctattctCCATAAGTGGATGACGTTTCAACCACGAAGGAGtcggaaagccacgaccagacctagtttaaatcgaaggctggttaagtaacaccacctgaaagaagtttcatcaccattgaaagaggattacaggtgtcagtaagaagaagaatgctgaaatctggggaaaaaatacatatttcacaaagatttttaaaaatttcagCCGAAAATGCATATGagaccacaacgtctgctagtttttatgatcggcaatgatgattactgaaaaccattttcaggattttcagctcacatgagtacctattcagttataggtaaataggtatttagcggcctaagtcgaaatattacactcataccctcagataccctagaaacaggtggaaagccacgaccagacctagtttaaatcgaaggttggttaagtaccaacagctgaaagaagtttcatccacattgaaagaggattacaggttcttgtaagaagatgaatgctgaattccgggaaaaaaaaaataacatttaataaagtttattgacattttagatggataccctcatggatcccctagaagtagttggaaagccacgaccagacctagtttaaatcaaaggctggttaagtaccaacagctgaaagaagtttcatccacattgaaagaggattacaggttcctgtaagaagatgaatgctgaattccgggaaaaaaaatacatacacatttaataaagtttattgacattttagatggaaaccctcatggatcccctagaagtagttggaaagccacgaccagacctagtttaaatcaaaggctggttaagtaccaacagctgaaagaagtttcatcaacattgaaagaggattacaggtgtcagtaagaagaagaatgctgaaatctggggaaaaatacatatttcagaaagttttttaaaattttcagctgaaaatgctgataagaccacaacgtctgctagtttttatgatcggcactgatgattgctgaaaaccattttcaggattttcagctcacatgagtacctcttcagttataggtaaataggtatttagcggcctaagtcgaaatattacttttataccctcagatacccaagaagcaggtggaaagccacgaccagacctagtctcAATCGAAGGTTGAATATGTacaaacagctgaaagaagtttcatcaacattgaaagaggattacaggtgtcagtaagtggaagaatgctgaattctggggaaaaaatacatatttcacaaagttttttaaaattttcagctgaaaatgcagataaaaccaatacgtctgctggtttatatgatcggcaataatgatcactgaaaaccattttcaggattttcagctcacatgagtacctcttcagttataggtaaataggtatttagcggcctaagtcgaaatattacactcataccctcagataccctagaagcaggtggaaagccacgaccacacctagtttaaatcgaaggttgattaagtaccaacagctgaaagaagtttcatccacattgaaagaggattacaggttcctgtaagaagatgaaagctgaattctggggaaaaaatagacatttcccaaagtttattgagattttaggtaGAAATTCTCATGaatcccctagaagcaggtggaaagccacgactagacctagtttaaatcgaagattggttaataaccaacagctgaaagaagtttcatcaacattgaaagaggattacaggttcctgtaagatgatgaatgctgaattccgggaaaaaaaatacacatttaataaagtttattgatattttagatggaaaccctcatggatcccctagaagtagttggaaagccacgaccagacctagtttaaatcaaaggctggttaagttccaacagctgaaagaagtttcatcaacattgaaagaggattacaggtgtcagtaagaagaagaatgctgaaatctggggaaaaaatacatatttcagaaagtttttaaaattttcagctgaaaatgctgataagaccacaacgtctgctagtttttatgatcggcactgatgattgctgaaaaccgttttcaggattttcagctaacatgagtacctcttcagttataggtaaataggtatttagcggcctaagtcgaaatattactttaataccctcagatacccaagaagcaggtggaaagccacgaccagacctagtctcAATCGAAAGTTAGTTATGTACAAACatctgaaagaagtttcatcaacattgaaagaggattacaggtgtcagtaagtggaagaatgctgaattctggggaaaaaatacatatttcacaaagttttttaaaattttcagctgaaaatgcagataaaaccaatacgtctgctggttaatat encodes the following:
- the LOC105389373 gene encoding uncharacterized protein LOC105389373, whose product is MEEESVTVIRESTRNLVRLSRRNHRGEDTDLRRSIPDSCKSSGTVVDIASKLKTKSPVYVDELRTLKNALLEDAKNIDIVLSTHGALRGLVREISGHDTKKQVEATGCCCNLSLGDERGALALTKHVAPYLAVGIDSLSSELAVTSIWSLGNLAGSSARAGAALAAQGALAKLVTVLGSTADEEVVDAVGYAVGHFVYQLKSDLKVEHLQKLLQILSSRDLLSAFSRVLFTLSCHPDFTSLPEVNQDLLLKLLESTKVSMESYLSNENGPHTNELLYLIRTLSNLCIECNVCDIVLEYFVRNNFGLVFKKILTLNNVVMSKSVMWLLGNLLKYSTDNSSKNKFFSEFCNT
- the LOC105389372 gene encoding coiled-coil domain-containing protein 74A isoform X2 translates to MASKVLVPTAPFAKLQIKSKSPPSEPGFVVSGDPASRAAHLEHSVRFLQEQHRLMLGGLHSEIEALRERNRDLQFQLIFNKESSSKTPSPSTEDTEKNEEPRLKQEISRLEREAAAARGAARAAEARALQLQTLVDAQAEKIRELTAAASHNPPEGGDESRAELRARLADAERLVRRLRGDAERQRRELQCMKNSLQASIRASGLEAGFGFHNSYHFPPLQSSDFWREPLREDYNLMGSRNRNNRRPITLPELSATGHQIHRSTVYANPHTRPRANGYESKKKVMNNENVNTGRTTEEQAANTGQMEGRARPKRQHRKQHAATDT
- the LOC105389372 gene encoding coiled-coil domain-containing protein 74A isoform X1, with the protein product MASKVLVPTAPFAKLQIKSKSPPSEPGFVVSGDPASRAAHLEHSVRFLQEQHRLMLGGLHSEIEALRERNRDLQFQLIFNKESSSKTPSPSTEDTEKNEEPRLKQEISRLEREAAAARGAARAAEARALQLQTLVDAQAEKIRELTAAASHNPPEGGDESRAELRARLADAERLVRRLRGDAERQRREVPGGAVTNLLFDGSAHLQCMKNSLQASIRASGLEAGFGFHNSYHFPPLQSSDFWREPLREDYNLMGSRNRNNRRPITLPELSATGHQIHRSTVYANPHTRPRANGYESKKKVMNNENVNTGRTTEEQAANTGQMEGRARPKRQHRKQHAATDT